The Ideonella dechloratans genome includes a window with the following:
- a CDS encoding DHA2 family efflux MFS transporter permease subunit, with translation MPDVNPRTQRYLPWIVASALFMEQMDATIVNTGIPAMAADLGTTPLALKAVSSSYVLALAMSIPASGWLANRFGTRRIFLSAIVVFTLASLACGLAPSVAMLVACRVLQGMSAAMMMPVGRMTLVRSFPKSQLLQAMNFMVIPALMGPLLGPTVGGLIVHWGSWREMFFVNVPVGLAALAFGLRHMPDYRAESVKPFDLRGMLLFGGGTALLSWLLEVFGAHGLGHGEALAWLAASVALMGGYAWHSRHHAAPLLNLALLKVRTFRVSVLGGMFTRLGIGGTPLLLPLLYQVGLGMPAWQSGLLMMPAAAAAMVMKTLAQRVLGRFGYRRVLMVNTWIVAVCIAAFSQVGLTTPIPLIVGLGLVMGLANSLQFTSLNTIAFADLGERDTADGSTIASTFQQLSLSFGLASGTLAAGYFLAQAPSGVEGGALPALHKAFLLLAAFTLAASTMFRTLRDRDGDNVSRPGRADAEEASASFRPT, from the coding sequence GCAGATGGACGCCACCATCGTCAACACCGGCATCCCGGCCATGGCGGCCGATCTGGGCACCACGCCGCTGGCGCTCAAGGCCGTGTCGTCCAGCTATGTGCTGGCGCTGGCCATGAGCATCCCGGCCAGCGGCTGGCTGGCCAACCGCTTCGGCACGCGCCGGATCTTCCTCTCGGCCATCGTGGTGTTCACGCTGGCCTCGCTGGCCTGCGGGCTGGCGCCCAGTGTGGCGATGCTGGTGGCCTGCCGGGTGCTGCAGGGCATGTCCGCCGCGATGATGATGCCGGTGGGCCGCATGACCCTGGTGCGCAGCTTTCCCAAGAGCCAGCTGCTGCAGGCCATGAACTTCATGGTCATCCCGGCGCTGATGGGCCCCTTGCTGGGGCCGACGGTGGGCGGGTTGATCGTGCACTGGGGCAGCTGGCGCGAGATGTTCTTCGTCAACGTGCCGGTGGGCCTGGCCGCGCTGGCCTTCGGCCTGCGGCACATGCCGGATTACCGCGCAGAGTCGGTGAAGCCCTTCGACCTGCGCGGCATGCTGCTGTTCGGCGGTGGCACGGCGCTGCTGTCCTGGCTGCTGGAGGTCTTCGGCGCCCATGGCCTGGGCCATGGCGAGGCCCTGGCCTGGCTGGCCGCCTCGGTCGCCCTGATGGGGGGCTATGCCTGGCACAGCCGGCACCACGCCGCCCCGCTGCTGAACCTGGCACTGCTGAAGGTGCGCACCTTCCGCGTCTCGGTGCTGGGCGGCATGTTCACCCGCCTGGGCATCGGCGGCACGCCGCTGCTGCTGCCCCTGCTGTACCAGGTGGGCCTGGGCATGCCGGCCTGGCAGTCGGGCCTGTTGATGATGCCGGCCGCCGCCGCCGCCATGGTGATGAAGACCCTGGCCCAGCGGGTGCTGGGCCGCTTCGGCTACCGGCGGGTGCTGATGGTCAACACCTGGATCGTGGCTGTCTGCATTGCCGCCTTCTCCCAGGTGGGGCTCACCACGCCCATCCCGCTCATCGTCGGCCTGGGCCTGGTGATGGGCCTGGCCAATTCGCTGCAGTTCACCAGCCTGAACACCATCGCCTTCGCCGATCTGGGCGAGCGCGACACGGCCGACGGCAGCACCATCGCCAGCACCTTCCAGCAGCTCTCGCTGAGTTTCGGCCTGGCCAGCGGCACGCTGGCGGCGGGCTACTTCCTGGCGCAGGCGCCCAGCGGGGTGGAAGGCGGCGCGCTGCCGGCCCTGCACAAGGCCTTCCTGCTGCTGGCGGCCTTCACGCTGGCCGCCTCGACGATGTTCCGCACCCTGCGCGATCGGGACGGCGACAACGTCAGCCGCCCTGGCCGGGCAGATGCGGAAGAGGCGTCGGCCAGCTTCCGCCCGACCTGA
- a CDS encoding efflux transporter outer membrane subunit, whose translation MTTRAILKPIALAAALVTLLAGCVTTQPSGPGDPQWQAPVPATLGASAVAGTATLAASADATPDWQSVVLDTRLRQTIALALTQNRDLRVALRNIDAARAAVSSATADRLPTLKASAGTTTSKTADDLSSSGHGGASRQHSASLGVSAWEIDLWGRLARLDEAAQAKLLASEATARSVQATLIAETATAWLTLAADQQSLALDEETLASQQQTLALSEQQKALGAISALDLAAVQAAAQTARLNAATARSQVAQDLNALRLLLGTEPPADLLPPAGPNALDQTAQATALLGVPADLPSSVLLRRPDVMAAEFTLQANDANVAAARAALFPTVSLTATAGTASTALSGLFSAGNGTWTVAPALSLPIFDWGSRQAAIDTARANQQAQLATYEKTLQTAFREVADALAVRAQLDERLDAQTQQVQAYAQALKLTETRRALGADSALTVLEAQRSYWSARQSLISLKLAEQSNRLTLFKVLGGA comes from the coding sequence ATGACAACGCGCGCCATCCTCAAGCCCATCGCCCTGGCCGCGGCCCTCGTGACCCTGCTGGCCGGCTGTGTCACCACCCAGCCCAGCGGCCCGGGTGACCCGCAGTGGCAGGCCCCCGTGCCCGCCACGCTGGGCGCCAGCGCGGTGGCCGGCACGGCCACCCTGGCCGCCAGCGCCGACGCCACGCCGGATTGGCAGAGCGTCGTCCTGGACACCCGCCTGCGCCAGACCATCGCCCTGGCGCTGACCCAGAACCGCGACCTGCGGGTGGCCCTGCGCAACATCGACGCGGCCCGCGCCGCCGTCAGCAGCGCCACGGCCGACCGCCTGCCCACCCTCAAGGCCTCGGCCGGCACCACCACCAGCAAGACCGCGGACGACCTGAGCAGCAGCGGCCACGGCGGCGCGAGCCGGCAGCACAGCGCCAGCCTGGGCGTCTCCGCCTGGGAGATCGACCTCTGGGGCCGCCTGGCCCGGCTGGACGAGGCCGCCCAGGCCAAGCTGCTGGCCAGCGAGGCCACCGCGCGCAGCGTGCAGGCCACGCTCATCGCCGAGACCGCCACCGCCTGGCTCACCCTGGCGGCCGACCAGCAGTCGCTGGCGCTGGATGAAGAGACGCTGGCCAGCCAGCAGCAGACCCTGGCGCTCAGCGAGCAGCAAAAGGCCCTGGGCGCCATCTCGGCCCTGGACCTGGCCGCGGTGCAGGCCGCGGCGCAGACGGCCCGGCTGAACGCAGCCACCGCCCGAAGCCAGGTGGCCCAGGATCTCAATGCCCTGCGCCTGCTGCTGGGCACCGAGCCGCCGGCGGACCTGCTGCCGCCCGCCGGCCCGAATGCGCTGGACCAGACCGCCCAGGCCACCGCCCTGCTGGGCGTGCCGGCCGACCTGCCCTCCAGCGTGCTGCTGCGCCGGCCCGATGTGATGGCCGCCGAGTTCACCCTGCAGGCCAACGACGCCAATGTGGCCGCGGCCCGGGCCGCCCTCTTCCCCACGGTCTCGCTCACCGCCACGGCCGGCACCGCCAGCACCGCCCTGAGCGGCCTGTTCAGCGCCGGCAACGGCACCTGGACGGTGGCCCCGGCGCTGAGCCTGCCCATCTTCGACTGGGGCAGCCGGCAGGCGGCCATCGACACCGCCCGCGCCAACCAGCAGGCCCAGCTCGCCACCTATGAGAAGACGCTGCAGACCGCCTTCCGGGAGGTGGCCGACGCCCTGGCCGTGCGGGCCCAGCTGGACGAGCGGCTGGACGCCCAGACCCAGCAGGTGCAGGCCTATGCCCAGGCCCTGAAGCTCACCGAGACCCGGCGCGCCCTGGGGGCCGACAGCGCCCTGACCGTGCTGGAAGCCCAGCGCAGCTACTGGAGCGCCCGGCAGAGCCTGATCAGCCTGAAGCTGGCCGAGCAGAGCAACCGGCTCACCCTGTTCAAGGTGCTGGGCGGCGCCTGA
- a CDS encoding efflux RND transporter permease subunit gives MAKFFIDRPIFAWVLAILIMLAGALSILDLPLEQYPDIAPVRVSVNATYTGANAQTVEDSVTQVIEQNMKGLDGLQSMQSTSSSTGGASVTLSFIAGTNPDVAQMQVQNKVQQALTRLPQVVQSQGVTVTKSGTDFLLIANFVSDDPSVTASDLGDYVSTSLVDTLSRIDGVGDVTTLGSGYAMRIWLDPVKMQKYALMPSDISSALESQNTQVSAGQLGALPAVPGQQINAVVSARSKLRTVGQFQNVVVKSATDGALVHLGDVARVELGSDSYTFQTRYNGRPAAGVGIKLASGANALGVAKAVKAKLAELAPFFPNQIHYSIGYDTTPFVTISVEEVVKTLAEAMVLVVIVMVLFMQNLRATLIPAIAVPVVLLGTFGVLAAFGYSINTLTLFGMVLAIGLLVDDAIVVVENVERLMREEGLGPREATRKSMGEITGALIGISLVLSAVFIPMAFFGGSTGVIYRQFSITIVSSMVLSVLMALSLTPALCASLLRPHAAAGLDEDAEPAHGTVHGPASRFFAAFNRGFQRFTQRYQDFMRRTLGRAGRMMVIYGVIVAALGVSFVRLPTSFLPDEDQGLLMAMVQLPAGASAERTRAVLGQVEDYLKTQPEVTSSISLIGMSGDQASGNLFVRLKDWSQRKGRGQDAAALAGRFTKDLSGIRDARIFFMLPPAVRGLGSSAGFTVELEDLGGLGHDALLAARDQFLAAARKSPLLTQVRPSGLDDTAQLQISVDDSKAAALGLSTSDVNNTLSVALGGTYVNDFINKSRVKKVYMQGDAAYRMQPEDLNHWYVRNGSGDMVPFSAFASASWGSGPAKLERYSGMSSFEIVGSPAAGVSTGTAMAEVEKIAATLPTGITYEWAGQSFQERLSGSQAPALYALSILFVFLCLAALYESWSVPFSVMLVVPLGVIGAVLATWLAGLSNDVYFQIGLLTTVGLSAKNAILIVEFAQKLYDEGMDLMEATLQAIKLRLRPIVMTSLAFGFGVLPLAIATGAASASRRAIGTGVLGGMVTATVLGLVFIPVFYLVVRRFFRGRKAVHSTPSIPENAA, from the coding sequence ATGGCGAAGTTCTTCATCGACCGGCCCATCTTTGCCTGGGTCCTTGCCATCCTCATCATGCTGGCCGGCGCGCTGTCCATCCTGGACCTGCCGCTGGAACAGTACCCCGACATCGCCCCGGTGCGCGTGTCGGTCAACGCCACCTACACCGGCGCCAACGCGCAGACGGTGGAGGACTCGGTCACCCAGGTGATCGAGCAGAACATGAAGGGCCTGGACGGGCTGCAGAGCATGCAGTCCACGTCCAGCTCCACCGGCGGCGCCAGTGTCACGCTGAGCTTCATCGCGGGCACCAACCCCGACGTTGCGCAGATGCAGGTGCAGAACAAGGTGCAGCAGGCCCTCACCCGTCTGCCCCAGGTGGTGCAGAGCCAGGGCGTGACGGTGACCAAGTCCGGCACCGACTTTCTGCTGATCGCCAACTTCGTCTCCGACGACCCCTCGGTCACCGCCTCCGACCTGGGCGACTATGTCTCCACCAGTCTGGTGGACACGCTCAGCCGCATCGACGGCGTGGGCGACGTGACCACGCTGGGCTCGGGCTACGCCATGCGCATCTGGCTGGACCCGGTCAAGATGCAGAAGTACGCGCTGATGCCCTCGGACATCAGCAGCGCGCTGGAATCGCAGAACACCCAGGTCTCCGCCGGCCAGCTGGGTGCCCTGCCCGCCGTGCCCGGCCAGCAGATCAATGCGGTGGTCTCGGCCCGCAGCAAGCTGCGCACGGTCGGGCAGTTCCAGAACGTGGTGGTCAAGTCGGCCACCGACGGCGCCCTGGTGCACCTGGGCGACGTGGCCCGCGTGGAGCTGGGCAGCGACAGCTACACCTTCCAGACCCGCTACAACGGCCGCCCGGCCGCCGGCGTGGGCATCAAGCTGGCCTCGGGCGCCAACGCGCTGGGCGTGGCCAAGGCCGTCAAGGCCAAGCTGGCCGAGCTGGCGCCCTTCTTCCCCAACCAGATCCACTACAGCATCGGCTACGACACCACGCCCTTCGTCACCATCTCGGTGGAAGAGGTGGTCAAGACCCTGGCCGAGGCCATGGTGCTGGTGGTGATCGTGATGGTGCTGTTCATGCAGAACCTGCGTGCCACCCTGATCCCGGCCATCGCTGTGCCAGTGGTGCTGCTGGGCACCTTCGGGGTGCTGGCCGCCTTCGGCTACTCGATCAATACGCTCACCCTCTTCGGCATGGTGCTGGCCATCGGCCTGCTGGTGGACGACGCCATCGTGGTGGTGGAGAACGTCGAGCGGCTGATGCGCGAGGAAGGCCTGGGCCCCCGCGAAGCCACCCGCAAGAGCATGGGCGAGATCACCGGCGCACTGATCGGCATCTCGCTGGTGCTGTCGGCCGTGTTCATCCCCATGGCCTTCTTCGGTGGCTCCACCGGGGTGATCTACCGCCAGTTCTCGATCACCATCGTCTCGTCCATGGTGCTGAGCGTGCTGATGGCCCTGAGCCTGACGCCCGCCCTGTGCGCCTCGCTGCTGCGCCCCCACGCCGCGGCCGGCCTGGACGAGGATGCCGAGCCGGCCCACGGCACCGTGCATGGTCCGGCAAGCCGCTTCTTCGCGGCCTTCAACCGCGGCTTCCAACGCTTCACCCAGCGTTACCAGGACTTCATGCGCCGCACGCTGGGCCGCGCCGGCCGCATGATGGTGATCTACGGCGTGATCGTCGCCGCGCTGGGCGTGAGCTTCGTGCGCCTGCCCACCTCCTTCCTGCCGGACGAGGACCAGGGCCTGCTCATGGCCATGGTGCAGCTGCCCGCCGGCGCCTCGGCCGAGCGCACCCGCGCCGTGCTGGGCCAGGTGGAGGACTACCTCAAGACCCAGCCCGAAGTCACCAGCTCCATCTCGCTGATCGGCATGAGCGGCGATCAGGCCAGCGGCAACCTCTTCGTGCGGCTCAAGGACTGGTCGCAGCGCAAGGGTCGCGGCCAGGATGCCGCCGCGCTGGCCGGGCGCTTCACCAAGGACCTCTCCGGCATCCGGGACGCGCGCATCTTCTTCATGCTGCCGCCCGCGGTGCGCGGCCTGGGCAGCAGCGCCGGTTTCACGGTCGAGCTGGAAGACCTGGGCGGCCTGGGCCACGACGCTTTGCTGGCCGCGCGCGACCAGTTCCTGGCGGCGGCCCGCAAGAGCCCGCTGCTGACCCAGGTGCGGCCCAGCGGCCTGGACGACACCGCCCAGCTGCAGATCAGTGTGGACGACAGCAAGGCCGCCGCGCTGGGCCTGTCCACCAGCGACGTCAACAACACCCTGTCGGTCGCCCTGGGCGGCACCTATGTCAACGACTTCATCAACAAGTCGCGGGTGAAAAAGGTCTACATGCAGGGCGATGCGGCCTACCGCATGCAGCCCGAAGACCTGAACCACTGGTACGTGCGCAATGGCAGCGGCGACATGGTGCCCTTCAGCGCCTTCGCCAGCGCCAGCTGGGGCAGCGGCCCGGCCAAGCTGGAACGCTACAGCGGCATGTCCTCCTTCGAGATCGTGGGCTCGCCCGCCGCGGGCGTGAGCACCGGCACCGCCATGGCCGAGGTGGAAAAGATCGCCGCCACCCTGCCCACCGGCATCACCTACGAATGGGCGGGCCAGAGCTTCCAGGAACGCCTCTCCGGCTCGCAGGCCCCAGCGCTCTATGCCCTGTCCATCTTGTTCGTGTTCCTCTGCCTGGCCGCCCTGTACGAAAGCTGGTCGGTGCCCTTCTCCGTCATGCTGGTGGTGCCGCTGGGCGTCATCGGCGCGGTGCTGGCCACCTGGCTGGCGGGCCTGTCCAACGACGTCTATTTCCAGATCGGCCTGCTGACCACCGTCGGCCTGTCCGCCAAGAACGCCATCCTGATCGTGGAGTTCGCCCAGAAGCTCTATGACGAGGGCATGGACCTGATGGAGGCCACGCTGCAGGCCATCAAGCTGCGGCTGCGGCCCATCGTGATGACCTCGCTGGCCTTCGGCTTCGGCGTGCTGCCGCTGGCCATCGCCACCGGCGCGGCCTCGGCCAGCCGGCGCGCCATCGGCACCGGCGTGCTGGGCGGCATGGTCACCGCCACCGTGCTGGGCCTGGTCTTCATCCCGGTGTTCTACCTGGTCGTGCGCCGCTTCTTCCGGGGCCGCAAGGCGGTCCATTCCACCCCCTCGATTCCGGAGAACGCGGCATGA
- a CDS encoding efflux RND transporter periplasmic adaptor subunit, producing the protein MNHSFHRTAPARAAAAALLALGLDYGLAACSAKSGETPNAPATDVGVFTVSAQALPLTTELPGRTVAAQSAEIRPQVSGIVQKRLFTEGSTVKAGQPLYQLDASSYEATVRSAEAAVAKAQATLAAARLTAQRQQALRAADASSQQAVEDAQAALKEDEAALLSAQATLASARIDLARTRITSPIAGRVDTSSVTEGALVTASQTTALTTVQSLDPINVDIPQSSVDLLKLRQQLGQGGQGGQGGQGLKDGSARIQLVLEDGSAYAHEGTLKVNGVSVNTSTGAVTLRATVPNPEHVLLPGMYVRAVLTQAVDPAALLVPQAGVQRNASGSASALVVGTDGKVEQRPVTVAQAIGNRWRVTQGLKVGDRVIVEGVAKVRPGQVVHAVPAALGASAPVAASAASR; encoded by the coding sequence GTGAATCATTCCTTCCATCGCACCGCTCCGGCCCGCGCCGCCGCCGCCGCGCTGCTGGCCCTGGGCCTGGACTACGGGCTGGCCGCCTGCTCCGCCAAATCCGGCGAGACCCCGAACGCACCCGCCACCGACGTGGGCGTCTTCACGGTCAGCGCCCAGGCCCTGCCCCTGACCACCGAGCTGCCCGGTCGCACCGTCGCCGCGCAGTCCGCCGAAATCCGGCCCCAGGTCAGCGGCATCGTGCAGAAGCGCCTGTTCACCGAAGGCAGCACCGTGAAGGCCGGTCAGCCGCTCTACCAGCTGGATGCCTCGTCCTACGAAGCCACCGTGCGCAGCGCCGAGGCCGCGGTGGCCAAGGCCCAGGCCACGCTGGCCGCTGCACGCCTGACGGCCCAGCGCCAGCAGGCGCTGCGGGCCGCCGATGCCAGCAGCCAGCAGGCGGTGGAAGACGCCCAGGCCGCGCTGAAGGAAGACGAGGCCGCCCTGCTCTCGGCCCAGGCCACGCTGGCCAGCGCCCGCATCGACCTCGCCCGCACCCGCATCACCTCGCCCATCGCCGGCCGGGTGGACACCTCCAGCGTCACCGAGGGCGCGCTGGTGACCGCCAGCCAGACCACGGCCCTGACCACCGTGCAGAGCCTGGACCCGATCAACGTCGACATCCCGCAGAGCAGCGTGGACCTGCTCAAGCTGCGCCAGCAACTGGGTCAAGGCGGTCAGGGCGGCCAAGGCGGCCAGGGGCTGAAGGACGGCAGCGCCCGCATCCAGCTGGTGCTGGAGGACGGCAGCGCCTACGCCCACGAGGGCACGCTCAAGGTCAACGGCGTGTCGGTCAACACCAGCACCGGCGCGGTGACGCTGCGGGCCACCGTGCCCAACCCCGAGCATGTACTGCTGCCCGGCATGTACGTGCGCGCGGTGCTGACCCAGGCGGTCGACCCGGCCGCCCTGCTGGTGCCGCAGGCCGGCGTGCAGCGCAATGCCTCCGGCTCGGCCAGCGCCCTGGTGGTGGGCACCGACGGCAAGGTCGAGCAGCGCCCGGTCACCGTGGCCCAGGCCATCGGCAACCGGTGGCGCGTCACCCAGGGCCTGAAGGTCGGGGACCGCGTCATCGTCGAAGGCGTGGCCAAGGTGCGGCCCGGCCAGGTGGTTCACGCGGTGCCCGCCGCCCTGGGCGCCTCGGCGCCGGTGGCGGCCTCGGCAGCCAGCCGCTGA